AAGGGAACGGCCAAACGACTGGCCGAAGCCAACGGTTACGTGCCAATGAGTGAAAACGAATTCGTTTATGTCTCCGGCGATTTTGTGCCGCGCAAGGAGGCGAGAATCTCCGCCCTCGATGCCGGCGTTCTGCTCGGCGCCGGGCTCTTCGAGACCCTGCGGACCTACGGCGGCCGGCCGTTCCGCCTCCAGGCGCACCTCGCGCGGTTGCGCGCGAGCGGAGAGTTCTTCCGCATCTTCATCCGCGAGTTGGACTCCCAAGTCGCCGAGGCGGTCGCACGCCTGGTGGAAGCGAACGGCCTGGCCGACGTGCGCGTGCGCCTGACGGCCACACGCGGGCCCCTCGCCGACGCCGTCGACGACGACGAGGCCCCGCCCGCCACGCTCATCATCACCGCCGGCCCCATGACGCCCTACCCGGCCGAACTCTACGAGAACGGCGCCACCGTCGTCGTCTCCGACATCCGCACGAGCGCGGACGACCCGACCGTCTATCACAAGACGACCGGGTACCTGAGGAACCTCCTGGCCCTGCGCGACGCGCACCGCGCGCGAGCGACCGAGGCCCTGATCTTCAACACCAAGGGGCGCCTGGCCGAAGGCTCGCTCTCGAACGTCTTCATCGTCTCCGGCGGGAGGCTCCTGACGCCGCCCGTCGAGGAAGGCTTGCTCGCGGGCATCACGCGGGCGGCCGTGCTGGAACTCGCGGCGGAGGCAGGCGTCCCGGCCGAGCAGAAGCCCCTTTCAGCCCGCGCGGTGCTGGACTCCGACGAAATGTTCCTCACCAACTCCATCATGGAGTTGCTGCCGGTCGGCCGCGTGGAACGAAAGGAAATCGGGGACGGCCTGCCGGGCCCAGTGACGAAGCGACTCGCCGAGGCCTACCACGCCCTCGTCATCCGCGAAACGGGGCAGTGAGGGCCCCCGCAGGCGGCTCGAAGAACTACACCTGGATATCCGCCTCGCGGGAGATTTCGGCCTTGTGGGCCTCGAGGAGGGGACGGATCTCGGCGGCGAGAAACTCCTCGACCTGTTCGGGCGCGCGGCCGACGAATCGTGCGGGGTCGAGTTCGGCGTCGATGTCCACCTTGGCGAACGCCTTGTCGGCTTTCAGGCGCAAGAGCAAATCGTTTTCGCCGCCCTCGAGTTTGACTTGCTTCGCGGCCGCTTGGCTGTGCCGGCGGATTTTCTCGTGCAAGGCCTGCCGGTCGCCCCCCGCCTTCACCGCAGCCATCAGGATGTTCTCGGTGGCCATGAACGGCAGTTCCTCGGCGACGTGTTTCGCGCACATCTTCGGATAGACCACAAGCCCCGCCGTGATGTTCTGGTAGAGCCGCAGGACTGCGTCGGCGCCCAGGAACGCCTCCGCGAGGACGATCCGGCGCGCCGCCGAATCGTCGAGCGTCCGTTCGAGCCACTGTTCGGCGGCGGTGGCTGCGGCCGCCGGCACGAGCGCCATCACCACGCGCGCCAGGCCCGTCATGCGTTCGGCCCGCATCGGGTTGCG
The Planctomycetota bacterium DNA segment above includes these coding regions:
- a CDS encoding aminotransferase class IV encodes the protein MSENEFVYVSGDFVPRKEARISALDAGVLLGAGLFETLRTYGGRPFRLQAHLARLRASGEFFRIFIRELDSQVAEAVARLVEANGLADVRVRLTATRGPLADAVDDDEAPPATLIITAGPMTPYPAELYENGATVVVSDIRTSADDPTVYHKTTGYLRNLLALRDAHRARATEALIFNTKGRLAEGSLSNVFIVSGGRLLTPPVEEGLLAGITRAAVLELAAEAGVPAEQKPLSARAVLDSDEMFLTNSIMELLPVGRVERKEIGDGLPGPVTKRLAEAYHALVIRETGQ